The Arachis ipaensis cultivar K30076 chromosome B03, Araip1.1, whole genome shotgun sequence region GTGCCATGACTCCTGAAGACTAACATGAACCATCTTATACTATTATGTTTAGTACCATTTCGCCAATGGAGTTTCTTATAAGGAGGAAAAAGGAAGTTTCTGCCACAACTTTTTGGTCTGAATATGTATATCACAAGTCAGTTCCATAATCCAAAACATTTCTCACTGGATTTAAACCCTAATCCAACCTGATACCACTATTTCAGACTCCCACGAGAACTCTCCTTTGACAAAACCTGAGGTAAGATTTTGCATGAAAAGGGTTACCGCTAAGACAAATTGCCTAAATTTATAACACCCCATANNNNNNNNNNNNNNNNNNNNNNNNNNNNNNNNNNNNNNNNNNNNNNNNNNNNNNNNNNNNNNNNNNNNNNNNNNNNNNNNNNNNNNNNNNNNNNNNNNNNNNNNNNNNNNNNNNNNNNNNNNNNNNNNNNNNNNNNNNNNNNNNNNNNNNNNAAAacccatatttatttattttcagagCAAAGTAAGAGTGAAGTCCAGCACAAGCAATAATATTTTGTACCTGTGTAGAGCTGATATGGAGCTTTGGTCCCATGAAACTAAATTGCAGGGAACAGGATGACGTCTTCGTCCGCTGATGCCTGAGAGGCAGCTCACAAAACATTGGCGCCCATTGCTTGGGAATTTGAAACTCTAAGAAATATTGTATATCTTCAAGAGGAGGCTTGTCTGTAGAGAACAAGTGAATCCGTTTAGTCATTTAGTGTTCAGTAATGTTGAGAGGAAAAAAATAGCACTATGCAAGAAATGATGGCTTTGCAACTTCATGTTTCGGAAAGCAAATATGATGAAGGTAACTTACTCATGTCTAATTTACATCATTCAAATGTGCACAATGTGTAGTTTAGTGCATAACTTAAAAAAACGTGCAAGATAGTCCATAAACTTATTAAAAGAGTGAAATGTTCCTCTTGACAGATGTCTATAGAAATTTCAATGGAATCAGTCATGTTATGCCTTTGGTCAGGATTTTATGGTCGCAATTTCTGACAGATTTTGGATAGAAATCAGTGACGATAGCCATTTTGCACACGTTTGTACATTTTTAAGGGGCTACAAGGCACATTGAGTCAAGATAAAGGTGTAAACTGCACTCTTCCCTAGTTTTTCTGTTGGAGCTCATCTATATCATGGTTAATCAACCGAAATGAGTAAAAGACAACAGATTTATGTGTATCACTGTTCGATATAAGAAGAACTTACAACGTAAATACAAGTTGATTGCATGGCTAAGATAGCCACTTCCAGGAATCCCAGTTAGAAGTGATGAAATAGGAACGAATTTGAAGAGGATTGCTTCAGGATTAGAAGGCACTGTCTGGAGCCAATTTGAGTGACTGTTCTTGAACATATCTCCTCCTCTTTTGGAGCAAATAATAGTGAGGCCCTGTTCCAACATAAAGCAATATATAGTCACATCCtagttctttttcctcttttcCCCTCTTTAAACTTCAAATGTAAACATATCCAATTTGAGGCTTACATCTTTGCTTGATGTTTCTGAAATAGTAGTGAACTGCATTGTGTTTGATTGCATCACACGATTAAAGACCTCAGGGACCTGCATGAATAGAAAGATTGCATTGACTTGTAAAGTAACAAACCAGTGAAACTGGTAAATTTGTAGATGATAAAGCAAAATACCTTCTGTTTGCCATCGGCTGTCTGCCTCTGTAGTAAAGAAGGACTCCTTACATCTGAAAACAGAAAATCTCCAAGATCTTCTAAATGTCTTCTGAGATCACCAGGAGAAATCTTTGAAGAATGCTTCTGTTTGACACAGATTACATCTTGACCACCAACAGCCATACCTACTACTATGTGTGTACCATATGTCTGAATGAACCTGCCTAACAAAATTCATCAGCATCACATACGAATCAACATAGAAACCCAAACTTAAACACCATATCAAACTGTCAAGATCACTCCACATCAACTGAAATGGGTGCTATCAATGTCGAAACTCTTTCATTACTCTGTTCGGCTCATCAACAAGACAACAACCGGTCTAAATTTCATAGGATCGCCAAAATGATGAATGTATAACAACCAACAACGAAttgaattcaagacacacaataTTTACACCAGGAATACAAAGATCAATTTAGTGAATTCACCACTCTACTTACTAAACATAGTAGGGGCGTGGTGTTTACCTAGACAATGCCGCCGGGTCCCATTGAGCAGGAACAGACTTCTTAACTTCCTCTTGCAGCACAAGTGGAGAAGCTGTTAGATGTAAATAGTAGAGCGAAATGAAATAACCATCAAAAGCAAGATACTTGATGTCAGCAGCATCCCTCAACCAGTCACCACTCAAATCAAAAAGAGCATTGAAATAGCCAGAAGGTATTTTCCCTTGCACTGCCGATTTCTGATTTAACAACTCAGACATCTGCAAGTTTAAAAAAGATTCAGATAGAGATCTTAAAACCCAAACATAGTGATATAACAAAGCTTTCTAACTGATTGGCATCTTACAAACGTAACAGAGAAGAAGATATAGAGAAAAAGGAGGACCTGGTTGAACTCAAGCACATCGGATTTGAACCTTATTCTATCCCCTTTATCACAACGAATGTCCTCAGAGACCCCTCTAATGGTGATGGAGGCTCCACCAGCTGCAGGGATCAAAATATCCCTCTTGTGCATTTCATCAAGCACCACCAACCTCTTCCCACCGCCTCCAACTCCCTTTGCAAACTTCAACCGAAAATCGCTCGCCAAGTCGAAACCTTtaccaagacactccaaggcccTCATCTGAAACTGTGCACCTTCCTCTTCCACCGCCATCCCCGCAAATCAAAATCCAAACTTTCCAATAAAACAAGAAAACCCAGAGACCAGaaccaataaaaaaataaataaaagaaaaagggaagacgAGTTGTTGGTTAAGCTAGGGTGCAATTAGGCAACAGTTCCTAGTGGGTTGGCAAtgattttaatgcaaagaaaaggTGTTAGCTTTGGGGTTTAGGTGCAAATGGGTATCAGGTACTGATTACGGAGGATCCAGATGAAGGTTCGAGGAAGGAGAGAAGTTGGCGGTGTTGTGGTGAAAGAGTGATTAGTGAATGTTAAGTAAGGTTGTTTTTATGCTTGGAGAAACAAGAAACAGGAACGGGGGTGGTTGAGTAATTCCGAGTTGTGAAACTCTCAAGTCTGAACTGTGATTGTCAAGTGTTTGAGGATTTGACCGTGTCAACTCAACTCAAGTGTGTTTTTGTGTCTGTTTGTGGAAAAAATGAGAACAATTATGGATCAATCAACGGTCCATGTTTGAAATAGGGTGTCTGAATGTCAACTCAACTTTTGTGCTGTTGTTGAATCTTGCTGTTTATTGCTGTTTACTTTTACTCCTTTTTCTTACTCTCACATTGGACTATAGTCCATAGTAGATACGCTACCACCTTTGGAACTTGGAAGTTTCAAGTTAGAAGCATTAACACTGAAAATTGGCCACAAAGTGATTCCGGAAATTGTTGACCTTCATTAGTTCATTCTATTTCTAAAGATATTGCTTCCACTAATAACAAGTTAATTACAAATAGTGCAATAGAACCTTTCTAGTTTGAGAGTTTCTATTGTTGCGaggttaaatttaattaattttgttttaagTTTATATTATGAAATAATAGAATAGAACAAgtttatattattttaagagaaaaTTTAAGGctaacacttttattaaaatttggccagtATTTAATgagtaaaagaaaaatgaataatcctacactattagatataattttacaccattaaaaacactaatgATAGCTAATTAATGACTATAAATTACAAAATCTGGTGACCCATAGCACTCTTCTTATTTTAAACTCTATTCCATTATAAGATATTACTAGAGATAGCTACCATGTCCCTATCCGCAAGTATCCACCCCGTCTCTACCCGCTCAAGACGGGTAATTATCCGCCCTGTACCGGAGTGGTTTTTTTATCGGGGCGGGGCGGGGGCCGGGTTTATATAATACCTGCCccagtatatatataatatatataattttaatatataatatgtgtaatatatgtaaaataattagtaaaatgattaataatattgtatcatatttaaatttttattttaatttgtgttATGTATATgatgatggttatataaattttaaaatttacttttatttattgaattttaataattataggagtgGGGCGGGTACCCACAGGGGCGGATTATAATTCAACGTTTCATCGTTTTCTCTTGCAAAGTGCTTCACAATCCTtcgataatatatattttaagaaaaaaactGATGGAAGAATTCCTATTAAATAACGGCTTACGTACTATACACcatcactatttttttttttaaattaatgaaaATGGTCTCTTTCATCAAATTCAACTGGGCCTGACAACAAAGAGAAATTCGGATAAGCatcctcctctttcttttctctatgatgattgatgactttatttttagttttttgagTTTTGAGTTTTGACAGTATTCCTAACAAATACACCAAAGAGACTTGTTAAAATTActaacaaaataaattttaaactttCCAAGTCACTTATAAGAATAAAAGTTTAAAAACTTACTTTATTAAAATCCTTACAAGTAGATTTAGAGTATACTCGTTAAGAAAACCCTACTTATATTAATCACCAAGTACAGttttttttccctctcatcataaCCCTTTTATAGGTAAATTTTAAAAGGAcaaaaacagataaataaaaaggGCTATATATGTAAGAACTAAGAACAGTTCCCCAGCAATTGTTAATACTTAATAGTAGCTTTACCCTGTAAAGGCTTGTCCTAAACAACACTAATCACTAGTTTTAAGCATAATTGATAATACCATTAGAAACAATTCTAAAGCAAACCTAAGAACTTAGCATTAAACAGACAGTGGTTgtgataaaataattatggtaACCAAATCTCAAGGTCAACATAATGCACATGATGTACTTGGCCAGATCAACATATAATATTCCATGAAGGGGAAGTCGCAAGAAGTTAATAAAACACATTCTGTGCAAAAATGCATTACCAATCAGAGGAATTAACTTAATCAAGAACAAACTAAGTGCACATGTGACATTATATCGATTAAAGGCCTAAGAATATATCCAAGATTACGAAGTACACAAAATGCTATTCAGAATCTCTGCATTAATGGTTTCATAGCAAAGCCATGAAGGGATTGATTAGCACTTAGATAACAGGTAAAAATACTTGAAACTTAGGCCCCATCTTGCTGTATAAAGGGGTTGGCAATCTCATCTGTACCATCAGTTGGGGACACAAGCATGACAGCAGTTCCTCTACAAACCTGCAGTGCACCAGAAGCAGTCAAGTCCCTTGGTATTGAAATATCCAAAACAAAAACAAActataaaaagaaaacaaataaataaatacatctGCTTATTTAGTCATGTaagttctattttttattttcattttgcagAAAATGATTTTGTGATATAATaataagggataagtattgttttggtccctcacgttgagggtcagaatcgaaccCGTCCCCGATGTATATTTTGATGGGGGGGGGAGGGGGAagggagggtatttttgtccaaaaaaataaaaaggacgattttaatacgaaaaaaacacgttaaggacgattttaaatcaaaatatacatcGGGGACGggttcgattctgaccctcaacgtgagggaccaaaatcgtacttatccctAATAATAACTTCCCCTATAGACACTGCAAACTCCAAAATTGGTGGAATTTTAAACAATTAGCATATAAGGGTGTATGTAATGTAGGTAGCCTAGTCTAAATGCATCTATAGTCTTTAGATgtattgcaatgaaatgctcttATTATAAAATGAACGAAGCTCTTTAAATTTTGCAGAAGCCTATTATTAATCTCTTCTATGAAGCATGGCATTCATAAAACGTTTGTTCCCCCTCCCCTTCCAATATGAACCTTACCGAAAGAGAGAGAGATTAAGTAATCAGGAGGCACACAAATGTTGACATGTCCTTCTTAGATCTTCATTTTTGCTTACATTTAATAATAAGCTTATAAGCTCTCATCAGTTTAACACAACTTATCCCACAACTGATAATTTTCCCTTTTCTTTATTCCAACTAAAAAACTCATCAGTTGAGGAGGAAAACCAACAAGGTTCAGGAAATTATTTTTCACATTCATGCATGAAATGTTGATTTTCAGACTGGATCAGCAAAATTTTACAAACAAGGTATAGTGTTGAAATGGAAGAAAACTTACAATTAAGCCAAGACGTCTGGTCTGATCAGTAGTTTTGAGAGGATCATCNNNNNNNNNNNNNNNNNNNNNNNNNNNNNNNNNNNNNNNNNNNNNNNNNNNNNNNNNNNNNNNNNNNNNNNNNNNNNNNNNNNNNNNNNNNNNNNNNNNNNNNNNNNNNNNNNNNNNNNNNNNNNNNNNNNNNNNNNNNNNNNNNNNNNNNNNNNNNNNNNNNNNNNNNNNNNNNNNNNNNNNNNNNNNNNNNNNNNNNNNNNNNNNNNNNNNNNNNNNNNNNNNNNN contains the following coding sequences:
- the LOC107631974 gene encoding MACPF domain-containing protein At1g14780, whose amino-acid sequence is MAVEEEGAQFQMRALECLGKGFDLASDFRLKFAKGVGGGGKRLVVLDEMHKRDILIPAAGGASITIRGVSEDIRCDKGDRIRFKSDVLEFNQMSELLNQKSAVQGKIPSGYFNALFDLSGDWLRDAADIKYLAFDGYFISLYYLHLTASPLVLQEEVKKSVPAQWDPAALSRFIQTYGTHIVVGMAVGGQDVICVKQKHSSKISPGDLRRHLEDLGDFLFSDVRSPSLLQRQTADGKQKVPEVFNRVMQSNTMQFTTISETSSKDGLTIICSKRGGDMFKNSHSNWLQTVPSNPEAILFKFVPISSLLTGIPGSGYLSHAINLYLRYKPPLEDIQYFLEFQIPKQWAPMFCELPLRHQRTKTSSCSLQFSFMGPKLHISSTQVVTEQKPVVGLRLYLEGRKCDRLALHVQHLSSLPNTMVLSSGTSTLQTASMWRGSDDHESSNQFLEPVRWKRFSKVCTSVVKHDPNWLNGSSGVYIVTGAQILSKGSWPRNVLHLRLLFTHIPNCSIRKSEWAGAPEGSRKFSFFTNLSTTFSFTQQSNTAPRKQAPAALNSGIYPEGPPVPVRSGKLLKYVETAEVVRGPHDAPGHWLVTAAKLVTDGGKIGIQVKFALLDYC